Proteins encoded in a region of the Candidatus Polarisedimenticolia bacterium genome:
- a CDS encoding NAD(P)-binding domain-containing protein, producing MKVGVLGSGDVAKSLAGGFVKHGHEVIMGTRSPEKLSE from the coding sequence ATGAAGGTAGGAGTGCTGGGTTCAGGAGACGTCGCAAAATCGCTCGCCGGCGGGTTCGTCAAGCATGGGCACGAGGTGATCATGGGGACTCGATCGCCGGAGAAGCTGTCGGAA